The genomic region GAAGTATCAAATTCagattttttatcaaaatattcCACAATTAGTTCTTCCATCTTTCAAGAAGGGTTCAACTCGGTCCAAAACCTGGACCAGTTACTCACAGACTTGATTGAAACATCTTTTACTTGTTTTGCCCAATTTGTTAGCAATAAACAATACCATCaggcaaattctaatttgACGTTactggaaagaaaatgggtCATTTTTATAACCAAACATTTACCGTTACTGATTTTTGAGAACTCTTCTAGAAACCCTTGTGTAGTGACATGTGCGCTAGATAATATTGACGAGAAAGTCATTAAAGCAATAAGAATTTATTTTACTGAAAAGGATGACATTAAATCTACTAATGAAGATTTATTTGACGATTATCCTTCTACAAGTTTAGATATTAGACATGATTTCATCAAAAGTTTGATCATGCTGAATTTACAGCCAGCTTCAGTTATCAATAATTATTTGAGGGAAGACCAAATGATTGATACCAGTATTTTACCGACAAGTGATGACTTAGTTATTCGCAATTTACAAGGCATTCAGGAGGTAGTCCATAATACCAAcagtttcattatttcATCTCTAGATACTTTGGAGTTAGAATCAATAACCGAATCAATTACACATGATTCCAGTAATGGCCTGTCTCAAGTACTGCACAATTTTGAATCTGTTGCACCCACCAAACAGCGTGAGATAGTAAAGGCCATTTTATCTATTTTTAATGATGcaataaaagaattaaacTATAATAGAATAACCAAAATCTGTGCTTTGCtgtttttcaacttttcacATTCATTGACAGCAATTCTTTCGTTTTCTCCACCAACCACACTAATGGAAACTTTGATAAGGTTCGTCGATTCCTTTAAAAATGACAGAAACTCCTCAAACATCAATGATGAAAGTTCAGAATATGAAACAGTCAATgtttctttatcattttcttgggCAATATTACTGATCATCAACTTAGCACAAACATATGGAATATCCGTAGTGGATGTAGCGCTCAAATCTTCTGATTTGTCCATCAAGGGGTCCTTCATAATCAATTTCCTTTCAAATTTACCTAATGTATCGGATAAGTACTATTTGGAGGAGTCAAATATCAATGACTCAGACATGCTAACTAAGTCTCATAATACCGTTCAAAGCTGGCTTTGCGATCTTTTTGTTAACGGGTCCATAACAGATCAATTGATTCAGAATATTGAAACAAGGCAATTGGCTAACCTAATTCCATTTATCGTCAAACAAGTACTGCTATCAGTTGAAATAGGCGCTTTAACTGACATTTCAAGTTTAATAGGTggatttgaatattttttacaACCCTTGTTACTAGTTGGGTTAATAAAGACATTCTATTGGTTAgaacaatttctttcatgtGTCAAAAACGACACAATATCTGAAAACATTTTACAAGAGATATTTAACCTGTTAAATACTCTTTTCAACCCAGTAACTCTTAACGAAGATTCTAAAGCGTTCCATACGGCCGTCTTGAGGTTAAATGCAATCCCATTACTGAAAGTCCTTCGCAGGTTTAGGGTACAGAGTCAATCAAATTATGGTATCTATTCTTCTGATGCCCAAGGAGATCCAAACCTAGAACCCTTGATTGCAAAATTAGTTTCAGTTCTAAATGTATCGCCCGTTTATGACGTCGATCCAAGGATCATCAATTCAGAAAATGattattcaagaaaacagtTAGGTTATGGTAAATTTCTAATTTTGAACGAAAATCCAGTCAACAAAATAATGACTAACCAAATCAACTCATTCTGGAGTCTTCATAGTAGCACATATTACAATTTAGATTACTTGTTTGAATTGATTGAATTGGTTACTCCAAAGAGCTTcctttttgatgttttgaaaacacTAGAGTATAAATTAACGACTTACGGGGTTCCTggttcaaaaaataaaaggggATCATTGGGATCGGAGCATGTTTTcgattattttttctacttcCTTGTATTATACGACGTGAAAACCGCAGATGAAGCCActcaattaatagattaTATGGAAAATGACTTAAAGAAAGCAACTGAGGATGTTGACATTAAGAGTGAGGATTtacatgaaaaaaaagaagccATTGAGGTGAAGCAAGAAAGCCAACCAAAGAATGAAGCCCAGGACGACGATTTCGATATGCTTTTTGGAGAAAATGATACAAGCACTCAAGCTTACGAAGAGGAcgaagataatgaaaacaatgatgGCAATAATAAGACAAACAACATACCGATGACAACACTAGAAGAAAATCAGTATAAGAGTAAAAACATATATGttttgaagagaaattcCTTTGCAGTACTTCTTcatgaaagaaaactgtTAACCGATTCAGCCTTGAAAAATGGTGAGATAACCAAGAAAGAACACGACAAGTTCATCATATATCATGATAAATACTTATGCATGCTGAAGACGTGCGTCTTTTGAGTCTTTCCTTActgaataaaataaaaagatatTAACATAGAtgatatagatatataagAACACTTATAATAAGGAGATATGATATAATGAATATCCAATTgtgaaaaatgaatgaaaataGTACACTGAAGATATGCAACAAACGTGCCTGATGTAACACCAATATGAATATCCTCTTTTCATGCTAGTGCGCTTGCCGTCTCTTTAATCCCATCTCGAATCATGTTTTTACCATTTTCAGGAGTGACTTCGGAATCATTTTCACCCACTTCAATAGttttaatattcttttcttgagtCTTACCTTCCATGACAACCTGTTGAACTTGCTCCTTTTGCTTTGCTCTATCCctcattctttcttctataGTACCACGGACAAGCAGTCTATATACTGTAACTTGTCTAGTTTGACCCAATCTATGTGCCCTATCCATAGCCTGTGAGTCAATAGTAGGGTTCCAATCTGAGTCATAGAATATTACAGTATCTGCGGCGGTTAAGTTAATACCCAGACCACCTGCCCTTGTacttaaaagaaaaacaaagatcTCCGGATTAGTTTGCCAATCATGGACCAAATCACGACGATCTTCCAACTTTGACGAACCATCTAATCTAATATGATTGTATTGTCTATACGTCAAGTATTCTTCCATCAAATCCATCATTTTGGTCATTTGGAAATATATCAGGACTCTGTGACCTTCTGATTTCAACTTCACTAATAATTCATCCAATTTTCTTAGTTTGGCTGATTCAGTAATAAACCTATCCATGGATGGCATAGATATATTGGAtgagaaatttttatttaatgGTTCAGGGAATAGCCCTGTTTTTGGGAAATCTTGAACCGAGATCTTCTTGTTGACATGCATGTTATATTGCGTTATTGCCGGAATATCGGATAATGCTTGAGTTACAACTGGATCAAATAGTTCGTTATCTATGCTATTGGAAATATGACTAGAACCAAGAACTTCAATGGTAACCGGGGGGGCCGAAACATTAGGATGATAACCACGTTGTATGCAATTCAGATACTCATCTTCGTAGGCTAGTTCTTTTACGTTCAATAATGATGCCATTACACCCCTAGAAGCTGtatttttggaaacttCGAGTATCTCTTGATTTGCGTTTCTGAAAATCAAACTATTGATATTATGTGGACGGTCTTCATATTCTATTACTTGCTTAAGTAGGGGCATATTGGATActctgaaaaattcattgagTGAGGTTTCTCCGGTTAACTTagataaaaatgaacaCAATTCGTAGTTAGTTGATGGgttaaaaatattgaatttCACATTCTTCAACTTCTGGGCTATATCCACATTATTGTTATAGTTCGGTAAGAGCAAATCCTCATAAATTAATTTTGGCAGATTGTATTTTATTGGGTTTCTTGAAGAGTAAATCAGATCTATAAATTTCCCATTCGAAATATTACTGCTGCCCATGCTAGAGAGATTCATATTGCTGTTGGTTACAGCACTGTTGTTGTTCGCAACCGATGCAGTTAGCATCGAAGTAGTCTTACCAAATGTGGTGAAGGAAAACGGAGAATCCACATCtgctctttcaaaaagatcCGGATGGTTACAAACCTTTCTGAATTGCATAACTGCGTTAATTAAGTTCTGATCAGAACCGGAACTTGAACCAGAGTTAGAAGTAGAATCATTGGTAGCAGCATTTTCAATAGCGTCATAATTAGTGGATATTTGAGATTTTAATACCTGATACAATTTAGCCTGCCTTTGTGTTAAATCACATAAAACgtcaatttcaattttatcacCTAATTCGGATTGGACGTTCTTTTTCACACGCCTTAACATGAATGGTTTTAAAATCATATGCAAACGACGTAATTGTTGTTGGTTTAATTTGGTATTTGCTTCTGCATGAGATTCAATATCCTTAGAGAACCATTCATTGAATTCATCGTGAGAATCGAACAGGGAGGGCATGATAAAATGTAACAATGCCCATAATTCCTGCATACTGTTTTGTATAGGAGTACCTGTTAATAATAGTCTATTACGACAATGAAAACTCAATAAGTTCTTCCACCTGGATGACTGTGAAGATTTGATGGCTTGGGCCTCATCCAGTATCATATATTgccatttcattttttgcagATAATTCGCATCAGTGACGACCATTTGGTAGGATGTCACCATAACATGGAATGGAGCATTCTTACTATACCTCAAATTTTTCCTATCCCAAAACTTCCTCAAAACTTTACGGTCATTGGCGTTCCCCCAATATGGtagaattttgaaatcgGGTAGAAATTTGGATATTTCGTTCACCCAGTTATGTAGAGTCGAAGCAGGCGTGACGACAAGAAAGGGTCCCCAAATATTATGGTTCTCAGCCAAATGAGCCAGAACAGAGATAGATTGTACGGTTTTACCCAACCCCATTTCGTCTGCCAAAATACCATTGATACCTTGGTCGTAAAGATTAGCTAACCAATTTAAACCCTTCAGCTGATATTCCTTTAAAGTACAAGCTAAAATTTTAGGCTGCTCAATAGTTATTTCACCTAAGGAAGTTGGATTTTGGAAATTCAACTCATCCTCCTCATCTTCTCCATGTGCGTTAGCATGATCATCGAATTGTTTGGCTTTAGCCCTTGTCTCTGCCAATGCATTGGAAGCATTCTCTGCAGCTCTTTGTCTCAGTTGTTCGTCATTTTCATTGTCAAAGTCAATAGTGTGAAAATCGTTTTTATTAGGAGCCAGAGCTGAAATATCGATATTCTTTTGGCTTTCAGAATCGTTGTTAACAAGATTGTTCCCTTCCAATTCGTTTGTTTTAATTTTCCTTCCAATGAAATGCGAATACAACTCCGTCTGGGTTAGcaaaaaattcaacttCTTAGCTTGCCTCTTCGATTCCTTctcctcttcttccttctttgcCTGCTCCATAGCCTCCTTTtctatctttttctttaagTCTCTTTCTTCAcgttcattctttttccagAAATTAGACATTTCTCTGATACCCCTCCTAGCCCTCGTTTGGAAATCCTTTATTTGCTTAAAATTCTTGGATTGCCATTTCTTCGCTTCTCTGGCACAAAGTGAAGATGTTTTCCTAAAATTTGTTGCTCGGATTGATTGTATTTGTTGAACTAATCTCGACATTTTTGTAGAATCCTTACGAGCCATATCCTTCCATATAGTAGTGTAAGTGTTGTCATAATGCCTCTGGATGGCCCGAGCTTCCTTGGCGTTCATTTTCATACCGTAAGTGGGTAACCCGTGTCTAGTGTTGAACTTCCTTTTATTAGGATCGTCGGTGCCATTAGTGATATTGCTGTTCAATTTCCTTCTCTTATGGGATTCTGGTCCATCTTCGTCATTATCCAAATCGTTACCATCCAAGtcaatattgttttttaaagcctcttctctttctctttctctctTGGCATCGTTAATTAACTTCTTTAACCTTTTAACGTGATACTGCTTCAAAGTGATTTTGATGTTTAACTTCGAGTCGATTGGATTGTAGTCAGTGACAATGCAATTAGTGaaccttcttttcttgatcttttGATGCTTGTTCTTATTGCACATCTTGATAAGTTCCCGTACAATCTTCGGTCTCTCACTATTGATagtgatatttttatttatctttttggATGTTATTAGAGAGAGCGAGTTCATGGATAATTTGGTAGATGACGAAGAGGACGAGGATCTTTTTCTCCTCTTTTCAACGTCAGGATTGAAATCCTCATCGTCGTTGTCGTCCTGTTCTTCAAAAGCTGCAAAATCCTCTTCGTCAAGATCTTCCATTTCGTCTTCCTCTTCGTCATCgtcctctttttcttcctcatcctcattATCAATGTCATCGTCGTTGTCGTTGCCattgttgttttcattttcattgcCATTGCCTTCATCGTTATTGTCATCTTCGTTCTCGTCTCCATCGACACTTACAACCGTATCACCATCATTTTGTTGTTCATCCTTTACAGCCTTCCCCACGGCTACAGtagaatctttttttctcgatTTTTGAACACTATTTCCACGCACGCTTTTGCCATTAACGTGTTTACTAGTACttccttcatcttcttccatGATCTCTTCACCGTATTCCAGCtcatcgtcttcttcttcttcttcatcttcatcaccatccttttcattaattATGTCCGAtaaatttgtatttttgaaagattggTACTCCGTCCATTCTTTACTGATCACGCTCATATCACGGTACAGCTTCTTGAAATGCAAATCGTGAGAATCATTAGTGTTATCAAACTGCCAGTCCTTGGACTGCTGATTCCATTCTGATATCAACTCGAATTCTTGTAGATTAATGAACTTCCAGTCCTGATAGAGTTGCTCTATCGAGTCCCTTCTCTTGATATACTCGAACTGACTGTTCAGTTGAGACAAATACGCTTGCCTCTTATCCAGCACTTTGCTAGGGCCCAACTCGGTAGCCTTCTCATTGCTATTATTTCTCCCAGACTTGTCTGCTGTggtctttgaaaaatcagatATGTCCCTATCTTCCTTGTTGAGCAAAACTGCCAGCGACATGTCTATAAGTGCTCTTCTATTATGTGTGTTATGTTTTAAAGTCTTACTTTGCTGAAATGCACAGGATCAGTAGTGTTTCTTCTGTTCTTACTTCTCCTTTGcttcttcctcttgttATTCTCACTCCactttttctgttttacCCGTTAACACAAACACTATACGCTCCCACCCAAATGCCACACACTTAAATTCCGATTCGATTTGATTCCGAGTTCGTCTTCGTCTTTGCctccttttcctttcctttttttcccaCCACTTCGTGCAGTTGCGTTTGCCTCTCCCACtctatctttttttttcccatttagcttcttcttcagcgTCCAGCAAGAAATCACGTTGGGCACGTTCAAGGGGCCTAGCTCTTGGAAAGGCAACTTTTACTTACACTTACATACACAAACGTCGTATACCATTAATTGACAACAGAAAGCTAGCTTATCCAAGACGTGAAGAACGCACCGCTATGACGCTAGTGTACAACTTGAAAAAGTAGTATTTTTGATCAAGACACAAATACTTAGACAGCTTGCAACAAAGCGTACGCTGAGATCATGATTTTACATCGTTTCTCCAGCTTTAACACTTATGGTGCTTTTTGCTCTATGTAGTGCAACtacttcttgtttttcaCCTTCCAAGTAAATATTTTTACGTCGGCGCGGtgcctctttttttctttcttggtGACTAATCGCTGGTCCATCACTGGCCCAAGAAGCATTGAATTGATCTTTAGTATTAAGAAGCGGGAGTCGACGGTTACAACCAAGTTAGGTTGTCATAGCACAGTATAGAAAATAAGTAGCATAGCACATAAGTATGTCCACGTTTGGGAAGCTGTTCCGCGTCACCACATATGGAGAATCGCATTGTAAGTCCGTCGGTTGTATCGTCGATGGTGTTCCTCCAGGAATGTCGTTGACTGAAGATGACATTCAACCACAACTAACTAGAAGAAGACCGGGTCAATCTAAACTATCGACTCCTAGAGACGAAAAAGATAGAGTGGAAATCCAGTCCGGTACCGAGTTTGGCAAAACCTTGGGTACTCCCATTGCCATGATGATCAAGAACGAAGATCAAAGACCGCATGACTACTCTGACATGGACAAATTTCCTAGACCTTCTCATGCGGATTTCACGTACTCAGAAAAGTACGGTATTAAGGCTTCATCCGGTGGTGGCAGAGCTTCCGCTAGAGAAACCATTGGTCGTGTTGCTTCAGGTGCCATTGCCGAGAAGTTCTTGGCTCAGAACTCCAATGTTGAAATCGTAGCTTTTGTCACGCAAATTGGGGAAATCAAGATGAACAGAGATTCTTTTGATCCCGAATTTCATCACTTGTTGAACACCATCACCAGGGAGAAAGTGGACTCGATGGGTCCCATCAGATGTCCAGATGCTTCAGTGGCTGGCTTGATGGTCAAAGAAATCGAAAAGTACAGGGGTAACAAGGACTCCATTGGGGGTGTTGTGACTTGTGTGGTAAGAAACTTGCCTACAGGTCTTGGTGAACCATGCTTTGACAAGTTGGAAGCCATGTTGGCTCACGCGATGTTATCCATTCCAGCCTCCAAGGGTTTCGAAATCGGGTCAGGTTTTCAAGGTGTGTCTGTTCCAGGGTCCAAGCATAACGACCCATTCTACTTCGAAAAAGAGACAAATAGACTGAGAACAAAAACCAACAATTCCGGTGGTGTGCAAGGTGGTATCTCTAATGGTGAAAACATCTACTTCTCTGTCCCTTTTAAATCCGTAGCTACTATCTctcaagaacaaaaaacaGTTACCTACGATGGTGAAGAGGGTATCTTGGCCGCTAAGGGTAGACACGACCCTGCCGTAACTCCAAGAGCAATTCCTATTGTTGAGGCCATGACCGCTCTAGTATTGGCTGATGCCCTCTTGATTCAGAAAGCAAGAGATTTCTCTAGATCTGTGGTTCATTAGAATTAGAAATCATACTTCAATCATTTCTTATGTATACTTTATATAAGCCTGGATATTTACCT from Saccharomyces mikatae IFO 1815 strain IFO1815 genome assembly, chromosome: 7 harbors:
- the ARO2 gene encoding bifunctional chorismate synthase/riboflavin reductase [NAD(P)H] ARO2 (similar to Saccharomyces cerevisiae ARO2 (YGL148W); ancestral locus Anc_2.318), with the protein product MSTFGKLFRVTTYGESHCKSVGCIVDGVPPGMSLTEDDIQPQLTRRRPGQSKLSTPRDEKDRVEIQSGTEFGKTLGTPIAMMIKNEDQRPHDYSDMDKFPRPSHADFTYSEKYGIKASSGGGRASARETIGRVASGAIAEKFLAQNSNVEIVAFVTQIGEIKMNRDSFDPEFHHLLNTITREKVDSMGPIRCPDASVAGLMVKEIEKYRGNKDSIGGVVTCVVRNLPTGLGEPCFDKLEAMLAHAMLSIPASKGFEIGSGFQGVSVPGSKHNDPFYFEKETNRLRTKTNNSGGVQGGISNGENIYFSVPFKSVATISQEQKTVTYDGEEGILAAKGRHDPAVTPRAIPIVEAMTALVLADALLIQKARDFSRSVVH
- the NUT1 gene encoding Nut1p (similar to Saccharomyces cerevisiae NUT1 (YGL151W); ancestral locus Anc_2.316); this translates as MEKESIYNLALKCADRQLTSMEFSNLYKEFFNEKFPSLIQEEEDAAATSAVLNDAKKESPLSDPSDRNTAVTAADTTHLNEALNVVCSDFVNILNLEKPLILADYIVEVLLVNYNSDMIKCFLPKLNSVNNSLLLVHFFSKACSFFAKLSDTLVIDQVRKDLGNVIVPNILSLDMNSMNKELVAIISKLLQTILKLSPSPILLTSVNCKNGSFTLLNQLSQTNKLLFRKVSQTFEAKLHFKDAKPFLNKDSTNEFVGSPSLASPQYIPSPLSSIKPPGSVNSAAKYKDMKLLRYYKNIWLNNKIINWEVSNSDFLSKYSTISSSIFQEGFNSVQNLDQLLTDLIETSFTCFAQFVSNKQYHQANSNLTLLERKWVIFITKHLPLLIFENSSRNPCVVTCALDNIDEKVIKAIRIYFTEKDDIKSTNEDLFDDYPSTSLDIRHDFIKSLIMLNLQPASVINNYLREDQMIDTSILPTSDDLVIRNLQGIQEVVHNTNSFIISSLDTLELESITESITHDSSNGLSQVLHNFESVAPTKQREIVKAILSIFNDAIKELNYNRITKICALLFFNFSHSLTAILSFSPPTTLMETLIRFVDSFKNDRNSSNINDESSEYETVNVSLSFSWAILLIINLAQTYGISVVDVALKSSDLSIKGSFIINFLSNLPNVSDKYYLEESNINDSDMLTKSHNTVQSWLCDLFVNGSITDQLIQNIETRQLANLIPFIVKQVLLSVEIGALTDISSLIGGFEYFLQPLLLVGLIKTFYWLEQFLSCVKNDTISENILQEIFNLLNTLFNPVTLNEDSKAFHTAVLRLNAIPLLKVLRRFRVQSQSNYGIYSSDAQGDPNLEPLIAKLVSVLNVSPVYDVDPRIINSENDYSRKQLGYGKFLILNENPVNKIMTNQINSFWSLHSSTYYNLDYLFELIELVTPKSFLFDVLKTLEYKLTTYGVPGSKNKRGSLGSEHVFDYFFYFLVLYDVKTADEATQLIDYMENDLKKATEDVDIKSEDLHEKKEAIEVKQESQPKNEAQDDDFDMLFGENDTSTQAYEEDEDNENNDGNNKTNNIPMTTLEENQYKSKNIYVLKRNSFAVLLHERKLLTDSALKNGEITKKEHDKFIIYHDKYLCMLKTCVF
- the INO80 gene encoding chromatin-remodeling ATPase INO80 (similar to Saccharomyces cerevisiae INO80 (YGL150C); ancestral locus Anc_2.317), which codes for MSLAVLLNKEDRDISDFSKTTADKSGRNNSNEKATELGPSKVLDKRQAYLSQLNSQFEYIKRRDSIEQLYQDWKFINLQEFELISEWNQQSKDWQFDNTNDSHDLHFKKLYRDMSVISKEWTEYQSFKNTNLSDIINEKDGDEDEEEEEDDELEYGEEIMEEDEGSTSKHVNGKSVRGNSVQKSRKKDSTVAVGKAVKDEQQNDGDTVVSVDGDENEDDNNDEGNGNENENNNGNDNDDDIDNEDEEEKEDDDEEEDEMEDLDEEDFAAFEEQDDNDDEDFNPDVEKRRKRSSSSSSSTKLSMNSLSLITSKKINKNITINSERPKIVRELIKMCNKNKHQKIKKRRFTNCIVTDYNPIDSKLNIKITLKQYHVKRLKKLINDAKREREREEALKNNIDLDGNDLDNDEDGPESHKRRKLNSNITNGTDDPNKRKFNTRHGLPTYGMKMNAKEARAIQRHYDNTYTTIWKDMARKDSTKMSRLVQQIQSIRATNFRKTSSLCAREAKKWQSKNFKQIKDFQTRARRGIREMSNFWKKNEREERDLKKKIEKEAMEQAKKEEEEKESKRQAKKLNFLLTQTELYSHFIGRKIKTNELEGNNLVNNDSESQKNIDISALAPNKNDFHTIDFDNENDEQLRQRAAENASNALAETRAKAKQFDDHANAHGEDEEDELNFQNPTSLGEITIEQPKILACTLKEYQLKGLNWLANLYDQGINGILADEMGLGKTVQSISVLAHLAENHNIWGPFLVVTPASTLHNWVNEISKFLPDFKILPYWGNANDRKVLRKFWDRKNLRYSKNAPFHVMVTSYQMVVTDANYLQKMKWQYMILDEAQAIKSSQSSRWKNLLSFHCRNRLLLTGTPIQNSMQELWALLHFIMPSLFDSHDEFNEWFSKDIESHAEANTKLNQQQLRRLHMILKPFMLRRVKKNVQSELGDKIEIDVLCDLTQRQAKLYQVLKSQISTNYDAIENAATNDSTSNSGSSSGSDQNLINAVMQFRKVCNHPDLFERADVDSPFSFTTFGKTTSMLTASVANNNSAVTNSNMNLSSMGSSNISNGKFIDLIYSSRNPIKYNLPKLIYEDLLLPNYNNNVDIAQKLKNVKFNIFNPSTNYELCSFLSKLTGETSLNEFFRVSNMPLLKQVIEYEDRPHNINSLIFRNANQEILEVSKNTASRGVMASLLNVKELAYEDEYLNCIQRGYHPNVSAPPVTIEVLGSSHISNSIDNELFDPVVTQALSDIPAITQYNMHVNKKISVQDFPKTGLFPEPLNKNFSSNISMPSMDRFITESAKLRKLDELLVKLKSEGHRVLIYFQMTKMMDLMEEYLTYRQYNHIRLDGSSKLEDRRDLVHDWQTNPEIFVFLLSTRAGGLGINLTAADTVIFYDSDWNPTIDSQAMDRAHRLGQTRQVTVYRLLVRGTIEERMRDRAKQKEQVQQVVMEGKTQEKNIKTIEVGENDSEVTPENGKNMIRDGIKETASALA